From the genome of Cryptococcus neoformans var. grubii H99 chromosome 11, complete sequence:
TTTTCTTCTCGGCTACAAAACCCTCCCCGACAAGAGCGTAATATGAACGTCTTTGACTATACTCGAGTTCTTGCATAATATCACGTTAGCTCGTTCATCCACTTATCAAATCACCACCATTTTTCTCTCTCATTTATGTGGTCCTCATTTTTACTATCCGTCTTATTCTTACCAGTCTTCCTATTCATGGTTCGACCTACAGTAAGATGAGAGCTGTGAGTAATACCGTGTCGTCAGCAACCACTCGGCATCCTTGCCCATCCAACTCTCATATGAGTGTCAAGAGCCTAAGATTGCCGCTCCATGCGTTGACGAAGTCAGTATTCACTACTGTCATTTGTCTTTCTCGTACATGATTCCATTTATTTGGACAGGGGAGGCGAGAAGGACGATCCGGCGAAAGAGGTCGAAGCATGAAATGGTCATTTGAGAGATCAGCCCTGCACAGGAAAATAAGGATTGTGGTCACGATAATCTAGGATGGGATCAAGTCTCTATGAATCTCATTGCCAGAACCGGAGCGGGTCAGAAATAGGATTGCCGCAAGTATTTTCCTTGAAATGTCATAAATGGAGTTGTCACTCATAGCAGCCAATTGTCTTGCATCGATTATTATTTCCTCACAGATTGCAGTCGAAGCCCTTGGCCCGTCATCAGAGCAGGCCATTACCTTGTTTTCGCCAGTATTCGTGGCAAACTCAAGGGTCGAAATCCTCAACACAGTCGTAAAACTCTTTGACAAATTTCTTTTGCTGATCCAAGGACGTTTGTTTCTGCAAAAGGACAATATATATCAGTAAAAAAGATTGCCAAATGTCATTTGTTTGTCCTCACGTCTGTCGCTCTGATGTCTCTAATCATGACGTATTTTCTACCGGCTATAGGCACAGAAGTCAATGCGTACACCACATTTTGAGACAAAGTTGATACAGCTCACCCATCAATTTGGCGTCAACTTCGCCACTAAGATCAGCAGTTTTTGCACCAAAACAACGACCCCCCGATTCCTCGAGGATGCAGATTCCAGCCTAGAATATCATGATGAGTCCTAGTACAGCCAACTGAAATTTGGATTTACGCAAACGTCCCAAGGCCAGCACTAGCCATCGTTTCGTCAGCGCCATTCACATCGATAAGAAATGCTAAAGTAGCTCACCCCAATTTCCCAATACCTAAAGCAATGAGCGGTCAGCGCAAGCGTGTCTTACCTGAATGGACCCACATGTCAAGGCCCCCGCTTGCCACAAGTACTATGTTAAGCGCAGCCGAACCCATACTTCTCAAGGAATGGCACATCTTTCCGCCTACGTCCGTATGGGCGGTCAGCTTTTCGAACGCGGCCAATTTACGGGGCAGCGCCGGAGGAGAGCGAGACATCCCATATTCGACACCAATCCTTGGCAAGAAAATCAAACGACCAATGAGCCTTGCATCATAATACGGTTCAAAGGGCTTACAGGGCTTGACCGAGAGATGCAAGAGGCTTGGGTGAGCCTGTGATGGGAAGTTTTCGCTTTTGATTGAGATAtgcacctcttcctttggCAGCAGACCACTGATTTTATTAGTGAATGGCTTCATCGACACGGACCCTTTAACTCACCAGCTGATCGAGGAACGGATTATAAATGACTCCCACGACAGGGGCACCCTTGTGGGCAAGACCAATTGATGTAGCCACCATGGGGAATCCATGGACCTTTATTTGTTAGCAACTGTTTACTGTTACACGGATGATTGGCCTACAAAGTTGGTTGTACCATCAATGGGACTGGAAAAGGGTTCGCAACGATGTCAGCGACATCATCTTTCCACCCGCAATAATCCAGCATAACTTACTCGACTATGTGGTCATTGATTTACTCATCAGCCTATTAGTTCCATGAAAATGCAAGCTACATTCACTCACCAATCCAAGTGGGTTCATCGGTGATTTGTTGACCTTCATATGATTCCTCTCCGATGCTACTCCACGATGTTGATGGGTAAGTGGACATACAGCGACGGATCGCCACATTGAACAATCACGCCCACAATCAACACTTACAATTTATGGGAAGGATATGCCTCTCTAATCTTTTCAACAATGAATTTTTCCACGGCTTTGTCAACTTCGGTTACGAGCTGCATGCCTTCTGTTAGGCGTCGCCCCGATAGTACATACTTATGGCAGGAGTTACTCACATCAACACTGTTGagtttctcatcttcctgaGCACTCTCTGAGGCGAAGCGCTTTTCCTGGCCCTCCCGAATAATCTGACCCGCCTATATATACACAGTGGTCAGCAAACGTATAGGCCATTCAACACCTGAACGAAGTTGTACGTAGTAGCTGAGACTAAACTTACATCAAGGGCGAGCTTGATAGTAAACTGCAAGATGGAATCGAGATCGAGTTCGATGGGCGTCATGATTACTGTTGTCCTTTGTATACGGTCAAGGTATATATATGTTCAGTTGATAGCGTTGAAAACGGTCCCTTGATGCGCAGTGTTCAATTTCAATGATTATACACTTATATACAAGTGAGAAGTCTACGGCACGACATAGTTTCAAATGTATTGTGATACAGCTTATTACAAGACTGGGCCACTTACGCAATCCGTACCTTCCCATTGATTATCCGGCTTCTGTGCATGTTCGTGAGAACGACTGGAAGAAACCAATTATGGTGGGCtactcatcatcaaccaCCATACCATGCATGCATTATACCATGGTCGTCATTATCCACCACCATAATCATTCTACCCATTGTCTTTTGCGTGATATCATTTAGTATCTAGTAGTTGTTGTGCGTGCCATGCATTTATCATAATTTTCCATTCATTCACGTGTTATCATTGCTTGTTTGTTGCATGTCCATCATGTGTTACTCTATCTATATCATGCGCattgtttcttctttttcatgTTTGTGCTCGGCGCAGCAGCGAGAATCGAAATGACATTCTAGCGACAGGAATAATTACCACCACCGGCCTCCCATCATACCAGCAGCGACAATCCTTCAACAGCTCACGGACGACAAAAAATACTCCTACCCTACGATAATTCAGCCGAAGCTTCGTCTAAATGTGATATGTAGCACTAAAAACAGTTTCAAATAATATGCTATGCCCTAATGATTGGGATCGTTGGGATTACATCTGCTGAAGCACCATGTCTGGAAAtcaatgatgaagacggtTCTGGGCACATCCACGTAAGTAGAAGTACAACAACAGCCGGTGCACTTCGAGGACCAGTATAATGAAATTATTAACATCACGAAATTGTATTGACTCTATGAATCCAATGCAGGCGATGTCCCAGTCCACCCAACAGCTTATGACTCTAAAATCACAAGCCCCATGAACATCATCTCCGACCGACTAAAGTCAGAGTGCATGCCCTGGGTCATAACTGGTGTTATATCTTGCCTCCCTTTCCCCGTCCGATCGCTAACGAATTGAGCGTCGATCGTGAATAAAAGAGGCGTgttgaaggaagagaggtagacatggaagaagcagatAGAAAAACAAGTCAATGGTACCTCGCGAACGAGTCGTTCAATACCTCTCTGCATAGCCGCTGCTCACTGCAATATAAGTACCTTTGCTGACTATCGTGGAAAGATAatcaagaaaaaggaaaggattgACCGTGTAAGGTCTTCTTGAGATACTTATTGCTGAAAAATtaatgatgaagagggaaagaaaagagagaaagaaaaattTTGGAAGGCTTTTAAAGCGTGCTCGCAGCGTCGCGGCggtctttttgtttttctttgGGGGGGTTTTCCAGAACAGTAGTGAGAACCGTGTTTTTCGGGGCTTTTTAGCCGAAATATCTGGGATTGTTTAAAATAGCGGGATTATATGAAACCAACGCCATGTTTGGCCGACCGGAAGCAAACTTTGTATGGGAATTTTCGCTTGACAGGTTTGAAAGTCGCCGGACAGGCCCTAATAATTTAAATAATGCTGGATGGTTAAAATCAGGTGAATATTTATTTTAATTACTAGGCCAGGGTGAGCTGCGGTTGCGTCAGTCATCCTTGCCCGCTCTGTTTGCGTGTGGCCGAAAGCCGGAAATCATCCGACGTCCACTGAGAACAGTAGTACAATAAATAGGAGTCGGACTACTACCGTTTCAGGCAAAGTTGTCAGTTTcgcttccccttcttctttcgtcctcgtcctctctctcctaACCCCCTCCTCGAGCACACACAATACAATATCACTTTAGTTGTCCAGATCTTCAATTTCTACTAATATCAAGTGCTGTCTTTAACGCCAAATTACCGCTTGAAAGTCAGCTTCCCAGAGTTAGTTCGATCCCACAGACCAACGAGCTCTAAAGCGCTATCGAAACAGTATGCCTTTTATTAAGGCTCTTGACCATGCGATACCGAACGGACAGACATTCAATAACCTGTCCAAAGCTCCCGGAGCTGTGGCGGGTGGGCTGACTTCCGCTGTGGGATCAGTTGGCAATGTAGTGGGCGTGGACCAAGTCAAAGGAGCCGCAGTTCATGTTCGTAACCAGCAAATCTCAACAAAACCCAAATGCTCATATTGACGTGATTTGGTATTGTAGATGTTTGATCCGGATGCATCGCCAGCGGTAAAGGCTGCTGCGGCTGCCAAGGCGAAGGCATCTCTTGGTTTGCCTAGCCGGGATAAAGTGAGAGAAGGCATATCTGGGGACGGCGGGGGCGCTCGAGGTATGAGCAGCGAATGACTTTCTATGATATGTAGCTTACAAATTACTGCAGCTGTGATCATTGATAGCTCCACTTCCGCCAACGCCCCGAAACCAACCGTGACACTTGCGGATGTTGACAAGGCGTCTCAAGCTGAAGGTCAGCGGGAAGGCGGCGTACGTGTTCACATCTTATCAGAGGCTCTAGTCTCGCTGATGGTTTCGTAGGATGATATGCCTGgttccatcccttccaacACGGCTCCCTCTATCCCTACTTGGGTAAGCGAGGATAATCTTCATATCCCATGATCATAACTGACAATCAATTTAGGTCATGGCAGGTTGGAAGCAAGCCGCTGGCCTGGGAAAGACGGAAAAcgcgagagaagaagctacCGTTTTGCAAACTTACCTGTGAGCTATTTACGAAGAAACTGCTGTTCATCGCTCATGACTTTTGTATCACATCAGCACTGAGACCATGTATGGTGCCTGGTATCACAATGCGGCGGTCGTAAGTTCTGATCGCTTAACAGTTCttcgaagaagaattcTGATCTGTTGTAGATCCTTTTTGCCATCCTATCCACCCGTCTTTTCACTGTCCTTCATCTCGGTTGGGGTTGGATTATCGTTGTCCTTGCTTTTTGCTCGTCCTATTACTCTATCTCCATCTCGCGAACTAGACAACGGGTTAGGGACGACATCCAAAGGGAGCTCGTGAAAACGAGGCTAGTCACTGAAACTGAAAGTGCGGACTGGATCAACTCATTCTTGGAAAGATTTTGGCTTATGTGCGTTGTTGATGGGCAGATAGTTCGATGGAAAACGTTTCACTGACCTGTACCTTAGCTACGAGCCTGTTCTCAGTCAAACGATCATAGCAAGTACTGATTCTGCTCTAGCTGGAGTAGCGCCCCCTGGCGTTGATAGCATCCGGATGACTACTTTTACTCGTGAGTCGGACTTGAATGCATATTTTAAGCTTAGGCCTAAAGCTAATTTACGATCCTTGTCTAGTTGGTACCAAAGGTCAGGATTACACCAATACAAATGTAAATCAAAACTAATTTTGCGCAGCTCCTCGTATTGATTATGTCCGCACTTTCCCAAAAACGTACGTTGATCAGATAGCGTCATATTACGATATTGTGGTATCCTCGCAATTAAGACTAATTGATGAGCAGTCCCGAGGACATTGTGATCATGGACTGGGCCTTGTCTTTCACTCCCAACGATCTCGAAGATATCACCCCTCGCCAAGCTGCCAAACAGGTAAACCCAAAGGTTGTGCTTAGCATCCGAGTTGGTAAGGGTGCACTGTCCAAGGCATTACCTGTCTTGCTGGAAGACATGTCTTTCTCGGGCAAAATGAGGTATAGTCTGCAATTTGTACATGGCCAGGGGCGTGTGCTAATATCGCCATCAGAATCAAATTAAAATTGATGACCAACTTTCCTCATGTACAGACAGTTGATATTAGTTTCATTGAAAAGCCTACGTTTGACTATGTACTCAAGCCTATTGGTGGAGAGACTTTGGGGTTCGACATCAACAGTATCCCTGGCCTCGCTCCATTCATCCGTGACCAAGTCCACTCCAACCTCGGTCCCATGATGTACGACCCCAACGTTTTCACCATCGATTTGCAGCAACTCCTTTCCGGCACGCCACTTGATGCCGCTATTGGCGTTCTCCGTGTCACTGTTCTTGACGCTCGCAGCCTCAAAGCCACCAAATTTGGTGGAGGTGATCCCGATCCTTATGTGTCTTTCTCTATAGGCGCAAAACCGGCCATCGCCCAGACTAAGACAGTCCGTTCTACTTCCAACCCTAGTTTCCATGAAACTCAGTTCCTTTTGATTAATTCTCTTGCCGACgttctcaacctcaacgTTTTCGATTTCAATGACCATCGCCCTGACAGCTTGCTCGGTACCGTTTCTCACGAACTCGGCACACTTGCCGACGACGCTGAGCAAGAGGGCATCATAGGCCAAATCCTTGGTGGTGGCAAAGATCGTGGTACACTTCGATATGATCTGTCCTACTTCCCTGTCCTAAAGCCAGAGAAGAATGCTGATGGTACGCTTGAACCGCTTCCGGACACTCAGACGGGCATTGTTCGTCTTACCATTCACCAAGCCAAGGACCTTGATGTCTCAAGTGCGCTTTTGGGAGGGGGTGCTCTCAATCCCTTCGCCAGCGTCTTCCTTGGTTCGGGCAAAAATGAAGTTCATAGGACCAAGGTTCTCAAACATGCCAATCAGCCTATTTGGGAAGATTCATGCGAATTCCTTGTACCGGAAAAGCACAATTCAGTTGTGACGATCGCTATCACAGACAGCAGGGACTTCGCAAATGACCCGAGCTTAGGAATGGTCACCATTCGTCTGGCCGATTTGCTCGAAGCTAAGGAAAGGCACCAAGACTGGTTCCCTCTAAAGGGCTCGCGTCAAGGCAAGGTCCGTATGACTGCTGAGTGGAAAGCCGTCGCTATGACTGGTTCCATTGGCGGTGCTAATTCATATATACCTCCAATTGGTATTCTTCGTGTATGGCTCAAAAGAGCTGTAGATGTGAAGAATGTTGAGGCTGCATTGGGTGGTAAATCTGATCCCTATGTGAGGATTATGGGCAATAATCGTATCATGGCCCGAACTGAGGTTATCAACAATAACCTTAATCCCGAATGGGATCAGATCATCTATGTGCCTGTGCACTCGATTCGGGAACACTTCATGCTCGAAGTGATGGATTATCAAAATATCGGTAAGGACAGGTCACTTGGCCACGTGGACTTGGCCGCTAGAGATTACATCAGCGAAAGCGGTGAGCAAAAGTACCCTTACATCTCGAAGGGTTCTCAAGATAGGAGGGACAGAATCAAACTTGACAAGGCAAACCACTTCAAGGGTGAACTTCATTACGAAGTAGATTTCAAGCCAGCCGTTTCGCTCCGAGGTGGAATCTCCTTTGATGCTCAGAAGAACGAGCTTGAATTAGCAGCGGAAGCTGCTGAGGCTCAATCTGCTGCGGGAGGCGCTAGTTCCGGTGCCACGGCTACTGTCACTCCGGAAGCCAACGGATCCATCAAGGTTGCGCCCGCGCCTAGCGGTGTCGTTGGGGTCGACGATGTTACTGCTGGAGATGCCAATGGTCATGACGCCAGTATTTCTGTCGTGGATGCCTCGATAGCTGCAGCTGCTCCGAAgtacgaagaagaagatggtcaACCGGAGACAGATGCAGAGGATCCGCAGAAGGGAGTAATTATGTCTACTGAGGAGATTTTGTCATGCCGTGAGTTTGTCTCTTTGAAGAAATTGAATCACTTGCTGACTATCTGATCAGAATCCGGAGTTCTAGTCTTCCAAGTCATTTCTGGTCAACTTGCTCGGCGTGGCTCCCTTGAAGTTATGTTTGATGATGGTTACTGGCCTGCTTTCACTTCAGGTAAAGCTCGCAGCAATCACCCAACCTGGGATCAGGTTGGTGAAGGCTTTATCCGTGAACTTGACTTTAGTCGAGTTTGGTTGAGGATTAATGCAGCCGATGAGAATAGCAAGGAGGATGTTGTGGCTGAATTCAAATGTGAAACCAAGGATTTCCTGGAAAGGTGTATTGTGAGTAAATCCTTGTGCTTGATAGTTTATAAGCATTAACGGCAGGGTCTTCGATGCAGAACGCTCCTTATGACTTTGTTCTTACTGAACCCGATGGCTCCAATAGAAGTACTGTTCAGATTGCTGCTCGCTTTGTACCTGTGGACATTGTGCTTCAACCTCGAGAAAGTATTAATAGTAAGTTATTGATGTAGTTGAAGTTTTCGATATCTGATTTAAGTCCTCAGACATGGGTATCCTCAGGGTTGATGTAATAGATGCTAAGGCATTGCATGGTGCTGATAGGAGTGGCAAATCTGATGTGAGTGTCAAGGAGCATCGTATCCGTCCCCATGTACTGATGGACGACTTCATCGAAGCCATATGTGGTCTTTTCTTTGAACGACATGAAGGTGTTCAAATCggaaaccaaaaaaaagtaaGAATGCGGTGTGATTTTGCATTACAGTCATGGTACTCATCGTCCATTGGATAGAACCATTCACCCCGTATGGAATGAGAGCTTCGAGACCATGGTTCCTTCTCGCGTAGCGGCTAAATTTGCATTTGAGATATTTGATTGGGACAGGGCAAGTAGCGTCACGTTTTACAACCTGCTAATGCTGACATGGGTCGCTGGCAGGTCGGTACCGCAACTTCCCTGGGTGGGAACACAATCGATTTAGCTGTTCTGGAACCTTTCGAAGCTACCGAGGTCTCCTTACCCGTTATCACTGAAAAGCGTGGTGAGAAGGGCACTTTTACATTCAGGTTGCTCTTCACCCCTGAAAGTGAGTACTTAGCATGACTGCTCGACGATTATATCCTAACGCAATAACTAGTCATTGCTCGAGTGCGTCATAACACCAGCTCTTTTGTTTCTGCCGGCCGAGCTATCACACAAATTGGGGGTGTTCCTCTTGGTGTTGGCAAGGGTGTTATTCATGGCGGGGGTGCCGTCGCGGGTGGCGTCGCTCACGGCCTGGGTTCCGTCGGCGGTTTTGCTGGCCGTCGCATTGGCCTgatcaagaaaaaggataAATTAACGGGGAAAGAAGTCGTCGTGGATCCTGTTACTGGCACTTCTGTCCCTGTGGCTACTGGTACCGAAATTACTCCCGCTATTAGCGAAAGTTCTGGTATTGCTGCAGGTCAGACTTCTGCACCCGTTGGCGCCAATCTCGATGGGGCCGTGCCAGGTCATCATGCAACAACGCTACCAATAGGGGAGAGTGCTAGTCCTCAGGAACCAGGGACTCTCGGTGTGACCGTCATCAGCGCCAAGGACCTCAAGAGTAATAGGGAGGGCAGTGTAAAACCTTACGTTCAGATCAGAGCGGGAGGTAAAACTGTGAAAACCGAACACGTCAAAGGCTCTGCTCCAGAATGGTGAGTACGTCGTCCCGCCATGGCTCAAAATTTTGATTCGCCTGTAGGAACGAAAGCTTTTCTTTCAACATAACTCCTAATATAAAGTCTTTCTCCGTGACTGTATGCGGTAAGTCTGTGTCGTCGGCAAAAATATGAGAGGAGCGAGCTGATCCAAATTCGCTTTAGATCACCATACCCTCGGTAAAGATCCTGAACTTGGGGAGGCTGAAATCGATATATGGAGACATATCCAACCTGCCGTACCCGATGCCGACGTTTGGGTTGAGCTCAGTAACGGTACAGGCCTTTTGCGTTTGAAATTGGACTGGAACACTGGCCTTGCAAATCCTACACCCATGAGGTTGGGATCCAGGATCAGGACACCTAGCGTCAGCTCCAAATCTTTACCAGATAGCCCTGGTCGATTCTCtatgaggaagagcaaggaatGAGGGTATACAAATATGCTTGCCACACATGAATCGTAATTTTGTTTGAACGAAGACGTATCGGATATAACCCTTCTATAAATAGCCAAGCATGTCTGTACTGAGACGCCAACTTTGTATAATAGTAACTGTCTCATCAGAGTAATGGTTCTATTGCGTGGGTGGAACGGTCATTAATGCAAGTGATGCAAGTGCTTTTCACTCCATACATAGATACTTGTACAAGTGTCAGATTCGTTTCTATTTGCGTCTTTGAATGCTGCAGCTACAAAGGCTGAGCACCAGAGTCCATGAATTTCACAAAATCCGTAGCTTTCCATGTCGCTCTAGATATAGATGTTTGttgttcttttgagtgTTGTTTTGGCGCAGTATCGGTGGCTGGTGCTACTTCCATAaactcatcgtcatctgaGCCAAATAgatcgtcatcatccccgGTTTCATCGTTATCTTTCATCGGAGCTACAGCTGGCTCATCGTCTTCGTAGTCGtctccctcttccgcttcgTCTACTCTCATC
Proteins encoded in this window:
- a CDS encoding transmembrane protein, variant, yielding MPFIKALDHAIPNGQTFNNLSKAPGAVAGGLTSAVGSVGNVVGVDQVKGAAVHMFDPDASPAVKAAAAAKAKASLGLPSRDKVREGISGDGGGARAVIIDSSTSANAPKPTVTLADVDKASQAEGQREGGDDMPGSIPSNTAPSIPTWVMAGWKQAAGLGKTENAREEATVLQTYLTETMYGAWYHNAAVILFAILSTRLFTVLHLGWGWIIVVLAFCSSYYSISISRTRQRVRDDIQRELVKTRLVTETESADWINSFLERFWLIYEPVLSQTIIASTDSALAGVAPPGVDSIRMTTFTLGTKAPRIDYVRTFPKTPEDIVIMDWALSFTPNDLEDITPRQAAKQVNPKVVLSIRVGKGALSKALPVLLEDMSFSGKMRIKLKLMTNFPHVQTVDISFIEKPTFDYVLKPIGGETLGFDINSIPGLAPFIRDQVHSNLGPMMYDPNVFTIDLQQLLSGTPLDAAIGVLRVTVLDARSLKATKFGGGDPDPYVSFSIGAKPAIAQTKTVRSTSNPSFHETQFLLINSLADVLNLNVFDFNDHRPDSLLGTVSHELGTLADDAEQEGIIGQILGGGKDRGTLRYDLSYFPVLKPEKNADGTLEPLPDTQTGIVRLTIHQAKDLDVSSALLGGGALNPFASVFLGSGKNEVHRTKVLKHANQPIWEDSCEFLVPEKHNSVVTIAITDSRDFANDPSLGMVTIRLADLLEAKERHQDWFPLKGSRQGKVRMTAEWKAVAMTGSIGGANSYIPPIGILRVWLKRAVDVKNVEAALGGKSDPYVRIMGNNRIMARTEVINNNLNPEWDQIIYVPVHSIREHFMLEVMDYQNIGKDRSLGHVDLAARDYISESGEQKYPYISKGSQDRRDRIKLDKANHFKGELHYEVDFKPAVSLRGGISFDAQKNELELAAEAAEAQSAAGGASSGATATVTPEANGSIKVAPAPSGVVGVDDVTAGDANGHDASISVVDASIAAAAPKYEEEDGQPETDAEDPQKGVIMSTEEILSCQSGVLVFQVISGQLARRGSLEVMFDDGYWPAFTSGKARSNHPTWDQVGEGFIRELDFSRVWLRINAADENSKEDVVAEFKCETKDFLERCINAPYDFVLTEPDGSNRSTVQIAARFVPVDIVLQPRESINNMGILRVDVIDAKALHGADRSGKSDPYVVFSLNDMKVFKSETKKKTIHPVWNESFETMVPSRVAAKFAFEIFDWDRVGTATSLGGNTIDLAVLEPFEATEVSLPVITEKRGEKGTFTFRLLFTPEIIARVRHNTSSFVSAGRAITQIGGVPLGVGKGVIHGGGAVAGGVAHGLGSVGGFAGRRIGLIKKKDKLTGKEVVVDPVTGTSVPVATGTEITPAISESSGIAAGQTSAPVGANLDGAVPGHHATTLPIGESASPQEPGTLGVTVISAKDLKSNREGSVKPYVQIRAGGKTVKTEHVKGSAPEWNESFSFNITPNIKSFSVTVCDHHTLGKDPELGEAEIDIWRHIQPAVPDADVWVELSNGTGLLRLKLDWNTGLANPTPMRLGSRIRTPSVSSKSLPDSPGRFSMRKSKE
- a CDS encoding myo-inositol-1(or 4)-monophosphatase, producing the protein MTPIELDLDSILQFTIKLALDAGQIIREGQEKRFASESAQEDEKLNSVDLVTEVDKAVEKFIVEKIREAYPSHKFIGEESYEGQQITDEPTWIGDPIDGTTNFVHGFPMVATSIGLAHKGAPVVGVIYNPFLDQLWSAAKGRGAYLNQKRKLPITGSPKPLASLGQALIGVEYGMSRSPPALPRKLAAFEKLTAHTDVGGKMCHSLRSMGSAALNIVLVASGGLDMYWEIGCWPWDVCAGICILEESGGRCFGAKTADLSGEVDAKLMAGRKYVMIRDIRATDKQTSLDQQKKFVKEFYDCVEDFDP
- a CDS encoding myo-inositol-1(or 4)-monophosphatase, variant — encoded protein: MTPIELDLDSILQFTIKLALDAGQIIREGQEKRFASESAQEDEKLNSVDLVTEVDKAVEKFIVEKIREAYPSHKFIGEESYEGQQITDEPTWIVDPIDGTTNFVHGFPMVATSIGLAHKGAPVVGVIYNPFLDQLWSAAKGRGAYLNQKRKLPITGSPKPLASLGQALIGVEYGMSRSPPALPRKLAAFEKLTAHTDVGGKMCHSLRSMGSAALNIVLVASGGLDMYWEIGCWPWDVCAGICILEESGGRCFGAKTADLSGEVDAKLMAGRKYVMIRDIRATDKQTSLDQQKKFVKEFYDCVEDFDP